Proteins found in one Seonamhaeicola sp. S2-3 genomic segment:
- a CDS encoding FMN-binding glutamate synthase family protein, with translation MDSILNILSNIPWWGWILIVLLLVAIRDIFIQKQHTISHNYPLIGHLRYMLEKIGPELRQYLVANNREELPFNRIERGWIYASAKKENNYEGFGTDRNIYEHQHIFINNAMMPFKVDANHPNTIDKTFLPCAKVMGLHHKRKKPYRPASIINVSAMSFGSLSAKAVESLNKGVKMANAYHNTGEGGLSPYHSFGGDVIFHFGTGYFGVRDKNGNFSMEKMIALVEKNPFIRAIEVKLSQGAKPGKGGVLPGAKITKQIADIRGVEIGKDVLSPPNHSAFSNVPEMVDFIEKIAKATGLPVGIKAAIGKLDQWEELADIMLKTNKGPDFITVDGGEGGTGAAPPSFADHVSLPWVYGFSDLYRLFKNKGLTERIVFIGSGKLGFPAKAAMAFAMGADCINVAREAMMSIGCIQAQVCHTNRCPSGVATQNKWLQNGIDTTLKSVRLAQYFKTFRKELIEITHAAGYEHPCQFKMNDIEMNVDDHNLSKELDTTYMYEKVSVPFTSMQDLKDCVYLGGKHNA, from the coding sequence ATGGATTCAATTCTAAATATACTTTCTAACATCCCATGGTGGGGATGGATTTTAATAGTATTACTACTAGTTGCCATACGCGATATCTTTATTCAAAAACAACACACCATAAGCCATAACTACCCGCTTATAGGTCATTTAAGGTATATGCTAGAAAAAATAGGGCCAGAACTTAGGCAATATTTGGTAGCTAATAACAGAGAAGAACTCCCTTTTAACCGTATAGAACGCGGTTGGATATATGCCTCTGCAAAAAAAGAAAACAACTACGAAGGTTTTGGTACCGATAGAAACATATACGAGCACCAGCACATTTTTATTAACAATGCTATGATGCCTTTTAAAGTTGATGCAAATCACCCTAATACTATTGACAAAACTTTTTTGCCTTGTGCCAAAGTTATGGGCTTACATCATAAACGCAAAAAACCGTATAGACCAGCATCAATAATAAACGTATCTGCCATGAGTTTTGGCTCGCTTTCTGCTAAAGCTGTAGAATCTCTTAATAAAGGGGTTAAAATGGCAAATGCCTACCACAACACAGGTGAAGGTGGTTTATCTCCTTATCACAGTTTTGGTGGCGATGTTATTTTTCATTTTGGAACGGGGTATTTTGGTGTTAGAGATAAAAACGGAAACTTTTCTATGGAAAAAATGATAGCCTTAGTTGAAAAAAATCCGTTTATTAGAGCTATTGAAGTCAAACTATCTCAAGGCGCTAAACCTGGTAAAGGAGGTGTTTTACCAGGTGCTAAAATAACCAAGCAAATAGCAGACATTCGCGGAGTTGAAATTGGTAAAGATGTACTATCGCCCCCTAATCATTCGGCATTTTCTAATGTACCCGAAATGGTAGATTTTATTGAGAAAATTGCTAAAGCTACTGGCTTACCAGTGGGTATAAAAGCTGCTATTGGAAAATTAGACCAATGGGAAGAACTAGCAGATATTATGTTGAAAACAAATAAAGGCCCCGACTTTATTACTGTTGATGGTGGCGAAGGTGGTACAGGCGCTGCTCCTCCTAGTTTTGCAGACCATGTGTCTTTACCTTGGGTATATGGGTTTAGTGATTTATATAGACTTTTTAAAAACAAAGGGCTAACAGAGCGTATTGTTTTTATTGGTAGCGGAAAATTAGGTTTTCCTGCCAAAGCAGCCATGGCTTTTGCTATGGGAGCCGATTGTATTAATGTTGCCAGAGAAGCTATGATGAGTATAGGTTGTATACAAGCTCAAGTTTGTCATACCAACCGTTGCCCTAGCGGGGTTGCTACACAAAATAAATGGTTACAAAACGGTATAGACACTACATTAAAATCGGTACGCTTAGCACAGTATTTTAAAACTTTTAGAAAAGAACTAATTGAAATTACACACGCTGCTGGTTATGAACACCCCTGCCAATTTAAAATGAATGATATTGAAATGAATGTAGATGACCACAACCTTTCTAAAGAACTTGATACAACTTATATGTATGAAAAAGTTTCGGTACCTTTTACCAGTATGCAGGATTTAAAAGATTGTGTATATTTGGGAGGTAAACATAACGCTTAA
- a CDS encoding PKD domain-containing protein, translating to MRKHSFLATVFFFIIGVSLFGLSNTNRKNNTNDTYKKSRYLPPLVVDFTFNNSGACSGTQVDFTSTVTGNGPFTYLWQFSDDNSTSTSNNPSHTFTALGCGTSNINVTLTVTDSNNESTTITKAVPVLQKPNLDFYDIDAEANFTPAFDNCGNNTSDPSYTINVGNRSTGSCITSYDVDWGDGNTETNVSFPLTHTYTQLGSYNMRITGNGINCDNTVTYLIKNSSNPTGAIINPGNTVNLCTPIAPIEFAIGSWGTNPPDTNYQVDYGDGTIETYTQQQLESSTYFNSADPVNSQDFPIPHEYTESNCPNYSYTVFLYITTSCGATNLTAGPIIILKKPDVAFENPPTGCIDTPIQFTNTSQTGYNKNCDTNAGYFWDFGDGNTSTLRNPSHTYTAPGIYTVSLYAQNFCGTTNTVTSTICIEPDLTPAFTLDTNNGCTPLTVQTTNTTDLTDSCGGVEYLWEVSYSSGFCNTGVGQWQFTNGTDETSQAPTLEFTADGTYTLTLTTTNSCGSNSTSQTIDVKQPPTVTIDAISDFCGTASISPTATINTCAPATETITYNWSFPGGTPATATTENPGTITYNTPGDYQITLSVTSSCGTTTTTEDFTINEVPTITNTDLTQTICSGTQTTLVNLTSSIVGTTYSWSATAPAGVTGYTASGSTSTIPIQTIINTNTTSETVTYTITPYNGSCDGAPVNLVITVDPAPEFTSQPQDETICLNGSTTALSVTVNGPGTPSYQWYENTTNNTTTGTAITGETSGSFTPPNNPVGVMYYYVIASFTSGAGCDEIISNTARIEVVEGLQITTQPTPTQSLCVGGSLSSSLSVTHTGGTGTLSYQWYANTTNSNTGGSPITGATSSSYNPPTFNTAGNYYYYVTITAAGSGCNSVTSDVSEVIVVTDPVIDTHPLTTQTICEGTTPTDLSVSVSGGLGNSYNYQWYSNTTNTNVGGTAITGATNATFTPPNTTVGTVYYYVEVTQAGIDCAVTSNTSEVIINQAATITNQPLSETICFGDSFNTLSVSYTNGVGTPSYQWFSNTINDNTTGTPITDETSSSFTPAATTVGTVYYYVVLTFASGGCTEIASVPSEQTVNETPNISDKADIICSGNSFTISPTTSGSDIAPTGTTYTWSNPVINPAGTITGASAETNAQPSISQTLTNTTTNPSTVTYSVTPKLGNCVGASFEVEITVNPSISITSTQTNSTCFAANSGALNITIAGGVPFTTGTPYQITWTGPNGFTSSNEDILNLTPGNYTVFILDDGGCPFSETFTITEPDELVFSNIDFDSETISCYQANDGNISIDVSGGTLPYNYNWTRNGTPYSTDEDLTNLTPGTYEITVTDANNCTPITQSFTVVEPPELIASLNNKVDVICYGDATGEIYIDVTGGRQIETSPGTFDYSYAWTGPNGFTSTNQNLTGLLAGTYTVTVTDKSGCTSTLDVVINQSDEIIIDYTATEIACYGDNDASITINSITGGNAPYTVTWSNLGSGNTQTNLSAGTYVITVTDATNCQKQSTIIIDEAPLFRITPQVENVSCFGENDGRIILNLEGGVTPVNLVWDDDPSAGVERNNLGPGTYTVTITDGKPCTINETFTITEPDALDISGTKTDALDCDDANSGAINVIVTGGTLPLTYIWSNGATTEDLTNIPPGEYTVTVTDANNCEISETFNINRFDPLEVEVVTQTTHNCDTKEVDQYYVAHPSGGVPPYQISWSSGTISGSNNEIMHTTQNGLVLIDVVDAAGCSISYSYNVDVPELGDADFTINSEAFNTFGFYSIESSIAFTNTSTGDYIGVSWDFGDGNFSSDENPSHTYKTIGTYTITQTVTYPFDCVYTKSITINIEKGYSLIVPNAFTPNKDALNDFFLPEQIALSNMKLHIYDTWGSMIYSEEGESIRGWDGKINDAEAENGNYYYTFSGDTFYGKTITSKGVVVLIR from the coding sequence ATGAGGAAGCATTCTTTTCTTGCAACTGTATTTTTTTTCATAATTGGTGTATCTCTATTTGGATTAAGTAACACTAATAGAAAAAACAATACGAATGATACCTATAAAAAAAGTCGTTATTTACCACCTCTGGTTGTTGACTTCACCTTTAACAACAGTGGCGCTTGTTCTGGAACACAAGTTGACTTTACCTCTACAGTAACTGGCAATGGTCCTTTTACTTATTTATGGCAGTTTAGTGATGATAATAGTACAAGTACTAGCAATAATCCTTCGCATACCTTTACAGCTTTAGGCTGCGGTACTAGCAACATAAATGTTACGCTTACCGTAACGGATTCTAATAACGAAAGCACTACTATAACTAAAGCTGTACCAGTACTTCAAAAACCTAATTTAGATTTTTATGATATTGATGCCGAAGCTAATTTTACCCCAGCATTTGATAACTGTGGCAATAATACTTCAGACCCTTCATACACTATTAATGTAGGAAACAGATCTACTGGAAGCTGTATCACTTCTTACGATGTTGACTGGGGCGATGGTAATACAGAAACTAATGTGAGTTTCCCACTTACCCATACCTATACGCAACTTGGGTCTTACAACATGCGCATTACGGGTAATGGTATTAATTGTGACAACACAGTAACCTATTTAATAAAAAATTCAAGCAACCCAACAGGCGCTATTATAAATCCGGGTAATACCGTTAATTTATGTACCCCCATTGCTCCAATAGAATTTGCTATTGGCTCTTGGGGAACCAATCCACCAGACACAAATTACCAAGTTGATTATGGTGATGGCACTATTGAAACTTACACCCAACAACAACTTGAAAGCTCAACTTACTTTAATAGCGCAGACCCTGTAAATTCTCAAGACTTCCCTATTCCGCATGAATACACAGAATCTAATTGTCCTAACTACAGCTACACCGTTTTTTTATACATTACAACATCATGCGGTGCCACCAATTTAACAGCAGGCCCAATTATTATATTAAAAAAACCAGATGTTGCTTTTGAAAACCCGCCAACAGGTTGTATTGACACACCTATACAGTTTACTAATACATCTCAAACAGGTTACAATAAAAATTGTGATACCAACGCAGGATATTTTTGGGATTTTGGTGATGGTAACACCTCTACCTTAAGAAATCCTTCGCACACCTATACAGCGCCAGGTATTTACACAGTATCCTTATACGCTCAAAATTTTTGTGGCACAACTAATACTGTAACAAGTACTATTTGTATTGAACCCGATTTAACACCCGCTTTTACTTTAGACACCAATAATGGATGTACGCCTTTAACTGTACAAACAACCAATACAACCGATTTAACTGATAGCTGTGGTGGTGTGGAATATTTATGGGAAGTGAGCTATAGTTCAGGATTTTGCAATACAGGTGTTGGCCAATGGCAATTTACTAATGGAACAGATGAAACTTCTCAGGCTCCTACATTAGAGTTCACAGCCGATGGAACATACACACTTACGTTAACAACTACAAATAGCTGCGGAAGCAATTCTACATCACAAACTATAGACGTTAAGCAGCCACCAACTGTTACTATTGATGCTATAAGTGATTTCTGCGGAACTGCTTCTATAAGCCCCACAGCAACTATAAATACTTGTGCCCCTGCAACTGAAACCATTACCTATAATTGGAGTTTCCCGGGAGGAACGCCAGCTACAGCTACCACCGAAAACCCTGGAACCATCACCTATAACACTCCTGGAGATTATCAAATTACTTTGAGTGTAACCTCAAGCTGTGGTACCACAACCACTACTGAAGATTTTACCATCAATGAAGTACCAACCATAACCAATACAGATTTAACACAAACCATTTGCTCTGGGACACAAACTACTTTGGTTAATTTAACATCTAGTATAGTAGGTACTACATACAGTTGGTCTGCCACAGCACCGGCAGGTGTTACAGGTTACACAGCAAGTGGCAGCACTAGTACCATTCCTATTCAAACTATTATAAATACAAATACTACTTCAGAAACTGTAACGTATACTATAACACCCTATAATGGTAGTTGTGATGGAGCTCCTGTTAATTTAGTAATAACTGTAGATCCTGCTCCAGAATTTACCAGTCAACCACAAGATGAAACCATTTGCTTAAACGGCAGCACTACGGCACTATCTGTTACAGTTAACGGTCCTGGAACACCAAGTTATCAATGGTATGAAAACACCACAAATAACACTACAACAGGTACAGCTATTACTGGTGAAACTAGCGGCAGTTTTACACCCCCAAATAATCCTGTTGGTGTAATGTATTACTATGTAATAGCATCGTTTACATCGGGTGCTGGCTGTGATGAAATAATCTCAAATACGGCACGTATTGAAGTGGTTGAAGGCTTACAAATAACCACACAACCAACTCCCACACAAAGTTTATGTGTTGGAGGTAGTCTATCATCTAGTTTATCGGTTACGCATACAGGCGGTACGGGTACTTTAAGTTATCAATGGTATGCCAATACCACAAACAGCAATACTGGAGGCTCCCCTATAACAGGCGCAACAAGTTCTAGTTACAATCCCCCAACATTCAATACAGCTGGTAACTACTATTATTATGTAACTATTACCGCTGCAGGTAGTGGCTGTAATTCTGTTACAAGTGATGTATCAGAAGTTATTGTAGTTACCGATCCTGTTATTGATACCCACCCCTTAACCACACAAACCATTTGTGAAGGCACTACACCTACAGATTTAAGTGTAAGTGTTTCTGGTGGACTGGGAAATAGTTATAACTATCAGTGGTACAGCAATACTACCAATACAAATGTTGGTGGTACAGCCATAACAGGTGCCACAAACGCCACTTTTACACCACCAAACACTACGGTTGGAACGGTTTATTATTATGTTGAAGTTACCCAAGCAGGTATTGATTGCGCCGTTACTAGTAATACATCAGAAGTTATCATCAATCAAGCAGCTACTATTACCAATCAGCCACTTTCAGAAACCATTTGCTTTGGTGATAGTTTTAACACCCTATCCGTTAGTTATACTAATGGTGTTGGCACACCAAGCTATCAATGGTTTTCTAACACTATAAACGATAATACTACAGGTACTCCAATTACTGATGAAACAAGTTCTAGCTTTACACCAGCAGCAACAACTGTTGGAACTGTTTACTATTATGTAGTTTTAACCTTTGCTTCGGGTGGGTGTACGGAAATTGCATCAGTACCATCGGAACAAACGGTTAATGAAACCCCCAATATTAGCGATAAAGCCGATATCATTTGTAGCGGTAATAGTTTTACAATAAGCCCAACTACTTCAGGCAGTGACATTGCCCCTACTGGAACAACTTATACATGGAGCAATCCTGTTATTAATCCCGCAGGTACCATTACCGGTGCTTCTGCAGAAACTAATGCACAACCTTCTATAAGTCAAACCTTAACAAACACAACAACCAATCCTTCTACAGTTACATACAGCGTAACACCAAAATTAGGTAACTGTGTGGGTGCCAGTTTTGAGGTTGAAATAACGGTAAACCCATCTATAAGTATTACTTCAACACAAACAAATAGCACTTGTTTTGCGGCTAATTCAGGAGCTTTAAACATTACTATTGCTGGTGGTGTACCGTTTACAACGGGTACCCCATATCAAATTACTTGGACAGGGCCTAACGGATTTACAAGCAGCAATGAAGATATTTTAAACTTAACACCAGGTAACTACACCGTGTTTATTTTAGATGATGGCGGTTGCCCTTTTTCAGAAACATTTACTATTACCGAGCCTGATGAATTGGTATTTAGTAATATAGATTTTGATTCTGAAACCATTAGTTGTTATCAAGCCAATGATGGCAACATTTCAATTGATGTTAGCGGTGGCACACTGCCTTACAACTATAATTGGACTAGAAATGGCACACCTTATAGTACTGATGAAGACTTAACAAATCTTACACCAGGCACTTATGAAATTACTGTTACAGATGCCAACAACTGCACCCCTATAACTCAAAGTTTTACAGTTGTTGAACCACCAGAACTTATTGCCTCCTTAAACAATAAAGTTGATGTTATTTGTTATGGTGATGCTACTGGCGAAATTTATATTGATGTTACTGGCGGACGACAAATTGAGACAAGTCCTGGTACTTTTGACTATAGTTACGCTTGGACAGGACCTAACGGATTTACTAGCACCAACCAAAATTTAACAGGTTTGCTTGCCGGCACATACACGGTTACAGTAACCGATAAATCTGGTTGTACAAGTACGTTAGATGTTGTTATCAATCAATCTGATGAGATTATTATTGATTACACTGCTACTGAAATTGCTTGCTACGGCGATAATGATGCCTCTATAACCATTAATTCTATAACAGGAGGCAATGCGCCTTACACCGTTACTTGGAGCAATTTAGGTTCTGGTAATACACAAACAAACTTATCTGCTGGCACTTATGTTATTACTGTAACCGATGCTACCAATTGCCAAAAACAATCTACAATTATTATTGATGAAGCACCTCTTTTTAGAATAACTCCACAAGTGGAAAATGTATCGTGTTTTGGTGAAAACGACGGACGTATTATATTAAATCTTGAAGGTGGCGTAACACCTGTTAATTTAGTTTGGGATGATGACCCTAGCGCAGGCGTTGAACGTAACAATTTAGGCCCGGGAACCTACACCGTTACCATTACAGATGGCAAACCCTGCACCATAAACGAAACATTTACCATTACAGAACCTGATGCGCTTGATATTTCTGGCACTAAAACTGATGCTTTAGATTGTGATGATGCTAATTCAGGTGCTATAAATGTCATTGTTACAGGTGGTACATTACCATTAACTTACATCTGGTCTAATGGCGCAACCACCGAAGATTTAACCAACATCCCTCCTGGTGAATATACCGTTACTGTTACAGATGCTAATAATTGTGAAATATCAGAAACCTTCAACATAAACAGATTCGATCCGTTAGAAGTTGAAGTTGTTACCCAAACTACCCATAATTGTGACACTAAAGAAGTTGATCAATACTATGTAGCACATCCTTCTGGTGGTGTTCCTCCTTATCAAATATCATGGTCTAGCGGCACCATAAGTGGTAGTAATAACGAAATTATGCACACCACACAAAATGGTCTCGTGCTTATTGATGTAGTTGATGCTGCAGGTTGTTCTATTTCATATTCATACAACGTTGATGTTCCTGAATTGGGTGATGCTGATTTCACAATAAACTCTGAAGCTTTTAACACCTTTGGTTTTTATTCCATAGAATCATCTATAGCATTTACAAACACATCTACTGGCGATTATATTGGTGTTTCATGGGATTTTGGCGATGGTAATTTTTCTAGTGATGAAAATCCGTCACACACATATAAAACCATTGGCACTTACACCATAACACAAACTGTAACGTATCCTTTTGATTGTGTTTATACCAAAAGTATTACCATTAACATTGAAAAAGGCTACAGTTTAATTGTTCCTAATGCTTTTACACCTAATAAAGATGCTTTAAATGATTTCTTTTTGCCCGAACAAATTGCCCTTTCAAACATGAAACTCCATATTTACGATACTTGGGGCAGTATGATTTATTCTGAAGAAGGCGAAAGCATACGTGGTTGGGACGGAAAAATAAACGATGCCGAAGCTGAAAACGGCAATTATTACTACACATTTTCTGGCGACACTTTTTACGGAAAAACTATTACTAGTAAAGGCGTTGTTGTACTAATTAGATAA
- a CDS encoding patatin family protein, with amino-acid sequence MRALVISGGGSKGAYAGGVAQYLIEEEGRDYDLFLGTSTGSLLVPHIAAGRIDKLHDVYTSVSQNDIFSVNPFVIRKKGDREFVSIDFINTLWQFIRMKRTFGESKNLKKLIRKRFTEEEYHLIKKTKDDVVVTVSNLSKNRVEYKSINEFSYEEFCEWIWISCNFIPFMSLVTKNNYEYGDGGLGCIVPIREAILRGATQVDAIVLKSESMDQNKVLGKNPFSLMVSLFGHVLDRLERNDVTIGKLAATAKNVELNLYYTPSKLTENSLIFDKKLMTAWWQQGFEYAKAKCTEAKSNELRLED; translated from the coding sequence ATGAGAGCATTAGTGATATCTGGAGGAGGAAGTAAAGGGGCTTATGCAGGTGGTGTAGCGCAATACCTTATTGAAGAAGAAGGTAGAGACTATGATTTGTTTCTTGGCACCTCTACCGGAAGTTTATTGGTACCGCATATTGCAGCTGGTAGAATTGATAAATTGCATGATGTTTATACCAGTGTGAGTCAAAATGATATATTTAGTGTAAATCCTTTTGTGATTAGAAAAAAAGGCGATAGAGAGTTTGTTTCTATTGATTTTATAAATACGCTTTGGCAATTTATACGTATGAAACGAACCTTTGGTGAAAGTAAAAACTTAAAAAAATTAATAAGAAAACGATTTACTGAAGAAGAATATCATTTAATAAAGAAAACTAAAGATGATGTGGTAGTTACGGTTTCTAATTTGTCTAAAAATAGAGTGGAGTACAAGTCTATTAATGAGTTTTCTTATGAAGAATTTTGTGAATGGATATGGATTTCCTGTAATTTCATTCCATTCATGTCATTAGTAACAAAAAATAATTATGAATATGGCGATGGTGGTTTAGGATGTATTGTTCCTATACGCGAAGCTATTTTAAGAGGTGCTACACAGGTAGATGCCATTGTGTTAAAGTCTGAATCTATGGATCAAAACAAGGTGCTTGGAAAAAACCCTTTTTCTTTAATGGTTAGTTTGTTTGGGCATGTTTTAGATAGATTAGAACGTAACGATGTTACCATAGGCAAACTAGCAGCAACAGCCAAAAATGTAGAGCTTAATTTGTACTACACACCATCTAAACTCACAGAAAACTCATTAATATTTGATAAAAAACTAATGACTGCTTGGTGGCAACAAGGATTTGAATATGCGAAAGCAAAATGTACAGAAGCTAAATCTAATGAGTTACGATTAGAAGATTAG
- a CDS encoding PorP/SprF family type IX secretion system membrane protein, giving the protein MKLKLYIIIITACLCFKAQAQDPIFSQYFMVPETINPAFSGFEQATYFGVMHRTQWPYLDLQVDTNYAFFNTWLETASNGIGVGASVLNQRESSTSYNHFQFNANFTYIVGLNNDWFFRPAIEIGYGMKSFNFRNLLLSDQININAGTVNANSSDPFAANANDNIGFVDFTAGFVFDKKNRGNNTDLWLGAAIKHLNRPNISFLNNGNVPLDILYTVHANYKFPYFDYNDMILSANYMQQGEFNRFDLAATAKLNKLFLGAMAVTNPAKNSGNSHLLTSINALVGVEFERLRFGFSYDFNTSDIGRTDGIYELSITYLAACLVCRNPTNNERRK; this is encoded by the coding sequence ATGAAACTAAAACTATATATCATTATAATAACAGCATGCTTATGTTTTAAAGCACAAGCACAGGATCCTATTTTTAGTCAGTATTTCATGGTACCTGAAACTATAAATCCTGCGTTTTCTGGTTTTGAACAAGCTACCTATTTTGGTGTTATGCACCGTACACAATGGCCTTATTTAGACTTACAAGTTGACACCAACTACGCTTTTTTTAACACATGGTTAGAAACCGCTAGCAACGGTATTGGTGTTGGCGCTAGTGTTTTAAATCAGCGTGAAAGTAGTACGAGTTATAATCATTTTCAATTTAATGCTAACTTCACTTACATTGTTGGTTTAAATAACGATTGGTTTTTTAGACCTGCCATTGAAATTGGTTACGGTATGAAATCATTTAACTTCAGGAATTTATTATTATCAGACCAAATTAATATAAATGCAGGCACTGTAAATGCCAATTCCAGCGATCCGTTTGCTGCTAATGCCAATGATAATATTGGATTTGTAGATTTTACAGCTGGTTTTGTATTTGACAAGAAAAACAGAGGTAATAATACCGATTTATGGCTTGGTGCCGCCATAAAACACTTAAACAGACCCAATATTTCATTTTTAAATAATGGCAATGTGCCCTTAGATATTTTGTACACTGTACACGCTAATTATAAGTTTCCGTATTTTGATTATAATGACATGATACTTTCTGCAAATTATATGCAACAAGGCGAATTTAATAGATTTGATTTAGCTGCTACAGCTAAATTAAACAAACTGTTTTTAGGTGCTATGGCTGTAACAAATCCTGCTAAAAACAGCGGCAATAGTCATTTACTAACGTCTATAAATGCTTTGGTTGGAGTAGAATTTGAACGCTTACGTTTTGGTTTTTCGTATGATTTTAACACTTCAGATATTGGAAGAACCGATGGTATTTATGAACTTTCTATAACTTATTTAGCGGCATGTTTGGTTTGTAGAAACCCCACGAACAATGAACGCAGAAAATAA